The Oncorhynchus mykiss isolate Arlee chromosome 17, USDA_OmykA_1.1, whole genome shotgun sequence genomic interval TACGGGCTGCTTGTTAGTTTTGGAACACAGCATGTACCTTGTTCAGGTTGATGACATGATGAGGGAAAGAACATCGTGAGCCTGTTGACTTGACTCCTTCAGCTTAAGTGACTCTCCCCTGAGACTCACTGTTCTATGCAATTTGGTGATTTAGTAGGATGTCCATAATCTATAAATTGATATCCTCCAGAGGCCCAGCAATTCATGTTGTCCTTTCTAGTGGACATCAGTTCTCATCAAGCAATGTCCTCGGTAGTGGACACCCAGATGCCGCAACTATGTTTTTTTTAACTACtatacccattgactgtaatgtacatttgtctttgttttttggggggagggggggctcaGGAgaatacacactgtatatacaaaagtatgtggacaccccttcaaatgagtggattctgctatttcagccacacctgtttctgaaaggtgtataaaattgagcaaacAGCCATTCAATATCCATAATATCCACTCAGTAACTTTCAAtgtgacaccgtcataggatgccacctttccaaaaagtcagtttgtgaaatgtctgccctgctagagctgccccggtccactctgtgctgttattgtgaagtggaaatgtctaggagcaacaacggctcagcatgAAGtgctaggccacacaagctcacagaacgggaccgctgaagtgcgtagcgaataaaaatcatctgtcctcgtgttgccacactcactaccgagttccaaactgcctctggaagcaacgtcagcacgaGAACTGTTCGTTGTGAAGCTCGctgccattgaactctggagcagtagaaatgcGTGATGAATCgtatttcaccatctggcagtccgacggacgaacctggatttggcagatgccaggagaacactacctgccccaatgcatagtgccaattgtaaagtttggtggaggaggaataatggtctggggctgttttttgtggtttgggcaaggccccttagttccagtgaagggaaatcttaactctccagcatacaatgacattctctagatgattctgtgcttccaactttgtggtaaccaTTTGGGGAAGCcccattcctgtttcagcatgacaatgcccccgtgcacaaagcgaggtccatacagaaatggtttgtcgagattggtgtggaagaacttgagtgGCCTGCACAAATCCCtgtcctcaaccccatcgaacacctttgggatgaattggaactagaggtcgaccgattaatcggaatggccgattaattaggaccgatttcaagttttcataacaatcggaaatatttgggtatttttgggcgccgatttgccgatttgtactattttttaattttattttttatataccttttatttaataaggcaagtcagttaagaacacattcttattttcaatgacggcctagaaacggtgggttaactgcctcgttcaggggcagaacgacagattttcaccttgtcagctcgggggatacaatcttgcaaccttacagttaactagtccaatgcaataacgacctgcctctctctcgtagcactccacaaggagactgcctgttacgcgtgAAAtgtgtgaaatagctagctagttagcgtgcgctaatagcgtttcaaacgtcactcgctctgagccttctagtagttgttccccttgctctgcatgggtaacgctgcttcgatggtggctgttgttgttgtgttgctagttcgagcccagggaggagtgaggagagggactgaagcttatactgttacactggcaatactaaagtgcctatcccatagtcaaaggttaatgaaatacaaatggtatagagggaaatagtcctataattcctataataactacaacctaaaacttatttcctgggaatattgaagactcatgttaaaagaaaccaccagctttcatatgttctcatgttctgagcaaggaactaaaacgttagctttcttacatagcacatattgcacttttactttcttcaccaacactttgtttttgcattatttaaaccaaattgaacatgtttcattatttacttgaggctaaattgattttattgatgtattatattaagttaaaataagtgttcattcagtattgttgtaattgtcattatttcaaataaataaataaaaatcatccgattaatcggtatttaactactcctatagaaatggtagtctgtcaggtactcagcaggaaggtctgatttcactattattaaaacaagatcCAGATAGCAAATATAATGATCTAGTCTatctaaaaaactggaggccccttacacttcaatgttgatGCAAAATACTAgcgaaatgcatagcactcaAAATTAAAAAGGGTTTTACCAGGTGTTGTTCaccctgatcagacaggttttttacatggacgatacattggaaaTAATATACAACAACTACTAGAAATACTAGAACATCATGGAACATATAAGAAGctaggcctggtatttatagcggattttgaaaaggcatttgataaagtaagactggattttgCTTGCAGGATTTTACAATGAAAGCATCATATTAGGGAATAATCATTCCTCTCTATTAATTTCTGTTGGACCAGATGCAGGTGCCACCTCCTGAACATCAAGAGGATTCTAATTTCTGGGAGGGAGTGACAAATCCAGGGGGTACCACAGCAACTGACACACTTCAGAGCATCAGGTACACACAGTCAGTGATCATAATATCTTTCAACTTTAGTCTTCCACAGGATGGCGCCAACAGCTTTCTGTTTTGACAGGCTGGAGAGGATGCCTTTGATAATCAGCTCACAGATAATGAGGTCACAGAGGATGGTAATGTATTATATTGGCATTTAAAAACACTACTCACTACAATATCACATCTGATATTTTGAAGTGTCATCCTTTTGGTTCATTTCTATCAGGTGTTTTTGATTCCTCGCAGCTTTTGGAGATGAAACATTCAACTTCAAGGTCATCACAGACCCTGCAGACCTGATGAAATTTGTGCAGAATCTAAAAGAGAGCAACAGAAAGGTTGGTGCCGCCTTCAGGCCAGGCTATGGAACAGTCACCTTTTTCCTATAGCCGTGGATTCATAATGCAGTGCCATTTCTGTGTATTTAAATTTCAATATGGTTATTTGACTTCCCTTTCAGAAAGCACAAAATGAAGCCGAAAGAGAGGCACTGAGGAAGGAAAAGGAGAGACGAGGAGCCGAGGATGAAGAAGAGCGTCTCCTGCTGCAGGAGTTTGATGAAGAGATAGCTGGCCTCTCGGTGCCCTCTGCCAACATCGAGGAGATGAAAGAGGAAATGCAAAAGAAGTTTGACAACATCATAGACGAGGTGCGGACAGACGCTAGAGATGCCAGATAAGTGTACAGGCTGTAATTGGTTCTATGTAGTAGAACAGGTTATTGTCTGGAAGGATTTGTTTAAAGTTATTGAGAGTGCTCAGTCACATTATGGGCCAAACATGTGAGATAGATGGACATCTAAATGAACAGTATTATTTtgtctccttttcacctcatttaacacctgatttCCTTAACTAAAGGCATagctcaataggtggtccaggtaggcctttcctcttttgttctcCATTGCTGCTCAAGCAAGGGGGGAGGCCGGTTGACATCACGACTTCCTGTCAAACCAACTCCTTGAAtgcccatatttttttttaccctttagtgtgtactttactgtatttattcTTGGGATATCACTTTTCAGGAGGAAAAGTTAAAAAATGACTAGGGGACATCTTTAATATTTAATGTTATTTCAGTCATATTTACTTGACAGGCTCAATGGTGCTGTCTTCCTTTGACTTGATGGGCTTCTCTCTGTGTTCTAAGCTCAGCAGGAGCTGGACACAGAGGGTCTGAAGGGGGAGTTTGACCGCACTCAGGCCACCCAGACTTTTGAGACAACTCTGGACAAGCTGCTGAACCACTTAGAGGACAAAGACGCCGGGGACACAGAGGCAGAGCACCTGACAGAGGGAGGCCAGAAGGCCAACGACCCAGCCAGGGGCAGCCCCAGCCTGGCCCCCCAACAGCCAGGTATCTGCGCTCTCCGCCAAGGGCTCCACTCACTGGGCCTGGGTCTATGTGTTAATAGTTCAAACATCTACATTCTGTGTATATTCATTTCTTGTTCCATCTCATATTCAGTACCTTTGGAGATTTGAGGTTCAATGCTCAAGGGAGATTAAAACCGCTGTAGGCTATATCAGCATACTGATAGTCctatatgaagagaaattatagaatAGCTTCAATATGCTGGATTCATGTAGTTAGATTTTATTTGCCACTGTCACTGCTGGCATACAGTACTAGTCCAAaatttgaacacacctactcattcaagggtttttctttatttttattattttctccattgtagaattatagtgaagacatcaaaactatgaaataacacaaatggaatcatgaagtaaccaaaaaagtgttacatttagatttgtttattttagattcttcaaagtagccaccctttacctcgatgacagctttgctgtgttgggtcattgtcctgttgaaaaacaaatgattgtcccactaagtgcaaaccagatgggatggcgtatcgctgcagaatgctgtgatagcaatggtggttaagtttgccttgaattctaaataaatcacagacagtgtcaccagcaaaacaccatcacacctccatgcttcatggtgggaactacacatgtggAAATCATACGTTAACCTACTCTGCATcttacaaagacacggcagttggaacaataaatctcaaatttagactcatcagaccaaaggacagatttccaccagtctaatgttcattgctcgtgttttttgtCCCAGGcaagtttcttcttattggtttccATTAATATGGTTTATTtgtagcaattcaaccatgacgACCTTATTCACGCAGTTTcctatgtctgttacttgaactctgtgaagcatttatttgggctgcaatttctgaggctggtaactataatgaacttatcctctgcagcagaggtaactctgggtcttcctttcctgtggcggtcctcatgagagccagtttcatcatagctcttgatgttttttgcgactgcacttgaagaaactttaaaagttcttgaaatgttccagattgactgaccttcatgtcttaaagtaatggactgttgtttctctttgcttatttgagctgttctttccataatatggactttgtattttaccaaatagggctatcttctgtataccacccctaccttgttacaacacaactgattgtctcaaacacatttagaacgaaagaaattccacaaattaggcacacctgttaattgaaatgaactccaggtgactacctcatgaagctggttgagagaatgtgaagagtgtgcaaagctgtcaaggcgaagtgtagctactttgaagaatttcaaatatattttgatttgttaaacacttttttggttactacatgattccatatgtgtcatttcatagttttgatgtcttcactattattctacaatgtagaaaatagtaaaaaataaaaataaaggaaaaacccttgaatgagtaggtgtgtccaaacttttgactggcacagTACATTTTAAGTTACGACATTGTAGAAAAAAGCCCTTTTCAATTACATGTCAGTAAGACACTTCTATAAGAGATCCCCCCTACATCCTGCTGCCCTACGTATACTTGTTGGGAGGGgacctctgtttgtctctcttgtCTCGTCACCCCAAACCAAGCGACTGACGACCATGTTCAAATCAGAGTTACTAAGTATAAGACGAGCGGCAGCCCCGATGGGGAGGTCGAAGTTCAGGAGATGGGCGAAGGCGACCTCAAGTGGCAGCATATTAAGGACATGGTTAAAGGACAGCTAGAGAAGGCGGGACTGAAGGCCGAAGGTAGGAGGGGGGGTGCCCAAAAAACACATggcctatctctctcttttccgCCTGCTTTCTTTAGCGTATGATCATGCAAATCTCCTCTCATCTAATTTTGGTCGGGTTCTAAAAATAGAATGACACAACAGAGCTACGCATCACATTATAATTTCTTATCTATTGAAATTCACTTT includes:
- the LOC110493236 gene encoding protein OS-9-like, with amino-acid sequence MLVSSKYKQMYECRLPAQAVRFHQDGASEPDSQGYTGPSIPDLLKPMHTAPCLVKAKDWWTYEFCYGQHIRQYHLEDTGVKGDVFFPGYFDSEFDWINETAKAGEDAFDNQLTDNEVTEDAFGDETFNFKVITDPADLMKFVQNLKESNRKKAQNEAEREALRKEKERRGAEDEEERLLLQEFDEEIAGLSVPSANIEEMKEEMQKKFDNIIDEQELDTEGLKGEFDRTQATQTFETTLDKLLNHLEDKDAGDTEAEHLTEGGQKANDPARGSPSLAPQQPEIPPTSCCPTYTCWEGTSVCLSCLVTPNQATDDHVQIRVTKYKTSGSPDGEVEVQEMGEGDLKWQHIKDMVKGQLEKAGLKAEGQIEVKILTPRTAEDQWLTEEDTKSFRELLINLLTGGTDGVYK